The nucleotide sequence CGACTGCAAATGTGCCATATGTTCAAGGAGCGGAAACTGTCAGCTCCAGAAGCTTGCAAATGATTATGGGATAATTGATAATCCATATGGAGAGCACCTTCTCCCTAAGAAGCTTACTGAGTGGAATAGCGAATTTCCACTGATAAGGGATGCCAACAAATGTATTAAGTGCATGAGATGCATCCAGATCTGTGATAAAGTCCAGAACATGAGCATATGGGATCTGGAATCCATAGGAAGCCGTACAAGAGTAAACGTCTCCAACAATCAGAAAATAGAAGAATCTGACTGTACACTCTGCGGGCAGTGCATAACACACTGTCCTGTGGGAGCGCTGCGTGAGAGAAATGATATAGACAGGGTCATGAGTGCCGTGGAAGATCCTGAGATCATCACAGCTGTCCAGATAGCACCTGCTGTCAGAACTGCCGTGGGAGAGGCACTTGGCATTCCGGCTGAGAAGGCATCAGTAAACAGGATAGCAGCGATGCTGAAGATAATCGGATTTGATCATGTTTTTGACACAAGCTATGCGGCAGACCTGACGATAATGGAGGAGGGAACGGAATTCCTGCACCGTCTTAAAGAAGGAGAGCTTGCAAAATATCCGATGTTTACAAGCTGCTGTCCCGGCTGGGTAAGCTTTGTAAACAGCCAGTATCCGGAACTTTCAGGACAGCTCTCCACTGCGAAGAGTCCGCAGCAGATGTTTGGTGCTGTCTTAAAAACGTATTTTGCAAAGAAGCATTCGATACCGGCAGACAAAATATGCAGTGTTTCGATAATGCCATGCGTGGCAAAAAAGCGTGAGGCAGACCGCCCGGAGATGTGCAGGGATGACGGTACGCGCGACGTGGATTATGTGCTTACGACAAGGGAGCTTCTGCGGCTTATCAAATCTGAAAGGATATCAGCGCGACGTGTTGAGGGAGTGGCCTTTGATGAAATAATGGATGATTACACGGGAGCGGGAGTGATTTTTGGCACGACCGGCGGTGTAATGGAAGCAGCACTTCGTTCCGCATATTATATCGTGACAGGCCGCAATCCTGAAGCTGACGCTTTTCAGGAGGTTCGCAAAAACCCTAATGAAAAAGATGTTCCATGGAGAGCCAAAACCTTTAATCTGGCAGGGACAAAGATTGACATTGCAGTTACGAGCGGTCTTGGAAATGCAGGTAAGCTTTGCGAGGCAATCCTGTCAGGAGAGGTCAGGTTTGATTTTGTGGAGGTGATGGCATGTCCCGGTGGCTGTGCAGGCGGAGGAGGCCAGCCTATCCACTGTGATGATATCGAAAGGGCTGATGAAAGGGGAAGGATACTCTATGAGATCGACAGGAACATGCCCATGAGATTCAGTCATGAAAATCCGGCAGTAAAAAAGCTCTATGAGGAAGAACTTGGAACTCCATTGAGTGAAAAGGCAGAAAAGCTTCTTCATGTGCAGTAACTGTTCAGGCTGCCTGAACAGTTACTTATCTCTGCTCCGGACTGATGTCTTGCATCAAAATATAAACAGATTTAATGTTAGGCAATCCAATATTCCTGCCGATATAAAGAAATGGGAAGACCCATAGGAAGGAATTGGTTACTATTCAGTTAGCAGCCAGCACCTTGCTGCTGGCTGCGTAAGAACATGAAGTGGGAATTGTTTTAGAGGAGGTATGCAAGGCATGGATAAAGCATTCGGGGTTCAAAAATATCGAAAATGTAAAAGCATATTATCGTTGATAGTTGCCGTTGTATTGCTGTTTGGATCTATCGGATTTACAGGCTGTGGAAAGACATCCGCCAAACCTCTGTCCGAATACTGGGCAGCCGACTCTGAGGCGGCAGAGAGTCTTAGAAGCTATGTTTCAAAGGTTACGGATAAAAAAGATACGGAAAACTATATTCCGGAAGAGGATCGTATAGTTACGTTTGATATGGACGGAACCCTGACCTGCGAAACCTATTATACTTATTATGATACGATGATGTTCATCAATTACTGTCTTGTTGATCATCCTGAAAGGGTATCTGATGAATTGAAGGCAGCGGCTGCTGAGATCAGACCGGGGTATACGGCAGGTGAAGAACTGGCAAGAAACTTCGCAAAGGCTTATGCGGGAATGACCGTTCAGGAACTTTATGATTATGCGGTGGAATTTGGTCAGAAAGAAACGGCCAGCTTTAAGAACATGCGCTATATTGACGGCTTCTATCTGCCTATGGTCGAGCTTGTTAAGTATCTCCATGACAATGGCTTTACCATTTATGTTGTGAGCGGAACTGAACGCACGACTACAAGAGCCATCGTTGCGAACTCACCCATAAGCGAATATGTATCCCCGTCCCATGTTATCGGCACGGAGTTCGAGGTAAAGGTAAAGGGAAATGAGGATATCCCTTCAAATATGGATTATAAATATGCCGATGGTGATGAGCTTGTATTCACAGGAGGCTTCGTACAGAAAAATCTGAATGCCAACAAGACGATCTGGATTGAAAGGGAGATAGGAAAAAGACCTGTCCTTGCCTTTGGAAACAGCGGCAGCGATACTAGCATGATGAACTATGCAACGGATGGCAGAAATCAATATCCTTCAGCTGCATATATGCTCGTGGCAGATGACGATGTACGGGAATGGGGAACTCAGGATTGGGAGGAAAAGTCAGCAGGATACAGGGAACAGGGTTATGTACCGATATCCATGAAAAATGATTTCCTGAAAATCTATAATGATAATATCGAGAAAGCGGCCGAACAGTATGTGGAATCTGATGAGGAGCTTAAGGAGGTTGCTGAGACCAATAATATTATCCAGTTCAGCGGCAGTTCTGGAAATACAGCTGATGAAAACGGAATGTACAAGGCTGAGGATCTGATGGGGAGATTGTCTGAGGCGATAACAGCCTATGACGATATGATAGAAGAGTATGAGCAGGAAGAAGCTGCTTAGTTACAGTTCACACAGCAATGTCAGTAAGTTAAGAGATATGGATTTAATGAAATAACTACAGCCAGCATCATATGCTCGCTACAATAAGACAGAAATACTGCTCTCAGCAAAAGAAGCAGGAGCAGTGGTCAAGAAATAGGAATTCAGAGCATGACAAACAGACAGATTTATATCTGCCTCAAAGAGATGTATTATATTAGTTGATGGCTAGTCTGTATCTATGCGGCACGATAAATAAAATATCGCGGTTTTCGGAAATGCGCAGTTTGCAGACGGCTGTATTTCCTGTCCTCCCGTATGGGTATCAGTTCTCTTGCGAGAAGCGCCATCACATCAATTGGGTTTTCCTCCGCGGAGAGGCGGAGGAAGACCCTGCATATGTGGGCAGCAACGCTGAAATTCACCTTGTAGGAATGTTTCCTCTTGGCTTTCCTGATGACAGTGCTGTTTATCATCGCCTCAGTCAGGTTATAAGCTATAAGACGGCTCCAGATTTCCTGCATAATAAGTTCTGGTTTGTATGAATGGAAATTGCTCAGCCCGATGGTGTATTTCAGCTTCCTGAAGGAGGATTCTATGCCCCATCTGGCATAATAAAGATTTTTTAGACGTTTGGGAGGAAACTCATCAGCAGGCAGGTTAGTGACAAGGCATTCATAACTATCATCCGAGAGTTTGATTCTAACCACACGGAATGAGATCGGGTATGTGTCTTTTGAACCATACTCAAGGTAATCAAATGAAGTTGCGGCATCAATGAAGCGTCGATAAGTATCACCGCAGTCGACTTTCGAGGACTGACTCCTCACAAGAGTGACATTTACGGTGATATCAAATGTCTCATCATCAGGAAAGTCAAACTTCCCCACGAGGCCTTTTTGGTGGATGTCCTTTGCCCTGAACAGAAAATACTGCTCATTCTGGATGACATGGGCCATGTTGTTATAAGAGCAGTAGCCCCTGTCGCCTATATAGATATTTTTAGAGCCGGGTACAACGGGATGACGGTCAACGATGGTGCAGAAAGCACGGAACTCATCTTTATGGCGGATCGGCTGCAGGAGGGCATCCGTATATAGATTGGAGTCCAGGTCCTGAAAAGCATTGATATGGATGCTGTATGCTCCCTTGATTGATTTGCCAGGAGAGATGAAATATTCATCCGGAGGAGAATACTTGTCGTGGCTGAAATAAGATGCGGTGGAACCGTCTGCAGCAATAATCCGGTATCCCGGGTAACTGCCATTGCACGATGGAATTGATCCAGTGAAACTGTCAAATATTTTCTTCATTGCTTCTGGTTTGAGTTTTTCACGTTGCTGGAAGAACGCGGAAGAAGACGGTGATTGCGTATCCATACCAAAGAAGTCAAGCAGCTCGTTTTTTGTAGCCGAAGAACCTTCGGCAATCAAGAAGCGCATCAGCTTCCCGGGCGGAAGTTTTCGATCACGTGAAAAATCCTTGGCAGGGTTCTTAGCGTAATCAGAAACAGAAGATGAGACAGAGTCGATTGCAGAATTTAAAAGATTTTTGATTTTGTCGTGGGTCATAAGAACCTCCTTGAAATTGGAACAACGGTTATATTTCCAATTTCAAGGGCCGCTCTCGCTACCTCTTATAATTCAATCAGTAGCGAGAGCGGCCGCACAATTTCGGTTCTATGTCAACCCCTTTAGGGGAATTTTTTCAAAAAAACTGGGTTAGACCCCCTATGGAATCTAACCCTTTGAACTTAACTTACTGACATTGGTTCACACAGCTCTGCGCACTTGCTACTCTGTACGCTATTTCACTAAGTGCTGAAGCACTAAGTGAAATATGTGTGTGCTGAGCGTAAGAATACATAAAGCAGGAAACTGGGATTTGCCCCATTGCCGAATGCGCATAATACTTAGCGAAGCAAAGCTGAGCTTAGTATATGCCACACAGAGGGGGCAATCTTAAAATGGGCAAATCCCGTAACTGTGAGCACCTGCAAGGTGTGAACAGTTACGCTGCTTAGGAAGAAGTTGGGCAAGATTGTGAGATTAATGGTATTTCTTCTGCTGTGTCTGATCCTGACAAATTCTTTTTCGGCGTCTGCCGCGGATATGACAGGAGCATATGGCAGCAAAAAGGCATCTGATTATGAAAAACATATAGATATCTGGGGAGAGGACGTTCCGGGGAACTGCTCTGATAATAAACTCTCGCGGATGAATATCGATATGGAGGCACAAAGCTCTGTGGCAGCGGAATTTTCTGAGGCGATCGCGGCAGAGGATATAGTGGAAGCCGAGCGCGTGATAGATACCATGACGTATTTTACAGAGATAAAGCCCGGGTATGAATCAGACAAATTTGATGACAGGCCATATCTCATACCTTATCCCGCTGACGGACGGTCGGTGTCTTTAAGTAAAGTTCCGTCAAAAGTCGAATTTTTTTTTAAAGGCCATAAGAGAAGGGGCATCAGCACAAACAATGTAAGTACGAATAAAGTCAGTGAAAATAACAGTGTTAGTGATGATAAGGACGGAAACATAAATGAGAGCATCAGCGAGGATGAGATTGCAGGGGATGACGGAGCTCCGGCAGTCATAATTCTTCCGGGCGGAGCTTATGCTTATAAATCCATGGATGGCTCGGATTTTGAGGCAAAAGATCTGGCTCTTGCCCTGAATAAGGCGGGAATCAGTGCCTTTGTGCTTCATTACAGGTCGAATCCGTATGAGTATCCTTACCCCTGGCTCGATCTGCAGCGCGCGGTAAGGCATCTGCGCTATTATTCTGATGAATATGGGATAAATCCAGACAAGATAAGCCTGATCGGTTGTTCAGCCGGTGGAAATCTTGCGGGTGTATATGTAAATATGAGGGGATGGAGGCATTCTTTCCCGGAAAATTACCTTCGGGATGAAATCGACCTTGTAGGCGATGAGGTTGCTTCTCTTGCGCTGATATATCCGGTTACGACTTTTGAGTACAACAGCTCCATGCTTTTTGCCCTCTTTCCGGCGGAAATGGTAAGGGATGAATACGAGAGGGAAAAGCTTATGTGGAAGGTGGATTTTTCCAATAATTTCCGGTCGCCGGAGGTTCCCCAGTTTGTCTGCTATGGAACCGGGGACAGACTTGTGGACTGTACGGGGACGGAGGACTACGTTTATGAGGCTGAAGATATGGGAATCGACATAGAAGAGTATCCGCTCGAAGGAGCAGATCATTCCTTCAGATCTGAAAACTACATAGAGGGATACATAAGCTGGCTCGATCGAAAGCTGGATTGATTCTGCACAGCCCGTTAGCGTAAAATTTTCCTCGGAAAAATGAATAGCAAAGAAAAGAGAACATCCTTTCATGTGGTATGATATTAGTTCATGACAAAAATATCATTAAGTAAGTCAAAAAATAACATTTCAGTCAGTGCAGTATCAGAATGTGGGACTCCATCGGAAAAGTGTTTCCGCTCAATAGATGAACAGCTCCTAACAGTGAGTCAGCTGTGACAAAAACTTTCAATGAAAAAGTTTTTTGTCACGGCTTTTTTATTATTTTTTTCTGTATAATGGAAATTGATACAGGATTAAAAGTTCTTATCCACAGCAGGTCATTGAAACGCTGCACTAGCTGCACTAGCCTGCCGGCAGGTAAATGACCTTAACATCATATCTGTATGTTTTTGCAGGAAAAAGGAGGTTGCCATGGAACAGGAGAATAAGATGAATAAAAAAATAAGGTTAATCTTTGGGCTGATCGGTCTTTTGCTTTTTATGGCAGGTCTGGCAATCATTCCTGCCTGTATGCAGATTCCACGTTATTCAGCTACTATTACTGAGATAACTTCTACGGGAACATATCATTCAAGCGGGAAAAGAAGATATAAGGAAAGCGTGAATGTTGAATACACGGATGAAAACGGAGAAGCAAAGACGCTAAACGCTCTGACGATCAAGCGAAGAAGAGAGACTGACCTTCCGGCTGTCGGGGATAGTATCAGCATTTTCAGGCTGGGTATGCTTAGCGGTGAATTCAGCATGACAACACCGGTTGCATGTAGTATAGTATTTGTTTTTATGGGAATAATTTTTATCATAGTGGCAGTAAAGGTAAAAAATCTTAAAGCAAAAAAACACGTGCCGGAAGATTCACTGGCCGGCTAAATATGAACAGAACGCCTGACACATCAGAGGATGTGTAAAGATAATGTCGGCCTCCGGTATTAAATTGTGGGATATACGTACATATTCATGTTGTGCGCGAATCTTAATATTTTTGAAAGGGATGGAAGGGAACTCTTTGCAAACTCCGGATGAAGACACAAGATCAGATTTATTATCCAGGCCGGATTGCGCAAAGTACACGAGAGGTCTTGTGTTTTCCATAAATTTAAGGTATGAATTTTCAAAATGCTTAACTGTATCCGGGTTTGTGTGATAATTATAAAACCCGTTTTCTTCTGTGCCGATAACGTGAACACTGTCGATACAGCAATGTGTAGGATTGACAAAAAGTGTATGTGAAAATCGTTCGCCGGCTGCTTTCAGACAGTAATAGGATTCGATCATTCCGGACATATAAAGAGGAAGCCAGCTCAATATTGCAGTTGACATTTCAGATAGATCCCGGTCTATATTGTGGATTATCTTTATCATGATGCCTTTTTTTACCAGCATGCTCATAAGTGAAGCCCATTTATTGCGGAATCCGGTATCTGCCACCAACCAGTCCATTTTCT is from Lachnospiraceae bacterium C1.1 and encodes:
- a CDS encoding [FeFe] hydrogenase, group A; protein product: MVNLTINNRKASVPEGTTILNAARSVGVHVPHLCYLKDINEIGACRLCCVDVEGEENLVPACNNHVREGMVINTNSARARASRKMNLQLILSEHDCKCAICSRSGNCQLQKLANDYGIIDNPYGEHLLPKKLTEWNSEFPLIRDANKCIKCMRCIQICDKVQNMSIWDLESIGSRTRVNVSNNQKIEESDCTLCGQCITHCPVGALRERNDIDRVMSAVEDPEIITAVQIAPAVRTAVGEALGIPAEKASVNRIAAMLKIIGFDHVFDTSYAADLTIMEEGTEFLHRLKEGELAKYPMFTSCCPGWVSFVNSQYPELSGQLSTAKSPQQMFGAVLKTYFAKKHSIPADKICSVSIMPCVAKKREADRPEMCRDDGTRDVDYVLTTRELLRLIKSERISARRVEGVAFDEIMDDYTGAGVIFGTTGGVMEAALRSAYYIVTGRNPEADAFQEVRKNPNEKDVPWRAKTFNLAGTKIDIAVTSGLGNAGKLCEAILSGEVRFDFVEVMACPGGCAGGGGQPIHCDDIERADERGRILYEIDRNMPMRFSHENPAVKKLYEEELGTPLSEKAEKLLHVQ
- a CDS encoding HAD family hydrolase — translated: MDKAFGVQKYRKCKSILSLIVAVVLLFGSIGFTGCGKTSAKPLSEYWAADSEAAESLRSYVSKVTDKKDTENYIPEEDRIVTFDMDGTLTCETYYTYYDTMMFINYCLVDHPERVSDELKAAAAEIRPGYTAGEELARNFAKAYAGMTVQELYDYAVEFGQKETASFKNMRYIDGFYLPMVELVKYLHDNGFTIYVVSGTERTTTRAIVANSPISEYVSPSHVIGTEFEVKVKGNEDIPSNMDYKYADGDELVFTGGFVQKNLNANKTIWIEREIGKRPVLAFGNSGSDTSMMNYATDGRNQYPSAAYMLVADDDVREWGTQDWEEKSAGYREQGYVPISMKNDFLKIYNDNIEKAAEQYVESDEELKEVAETNNIIQFSGSSGNTADENGMYKAEDLMGRLSEAITAYDDMIEEYEQEEAA
- a CDS encoding IS4 family transposase, with amino-acid sequence MTHDKIKNLLNSAIDSVSSSVSDYAKNPAKDFSRDRKLPPGKLMRFLIAEGSSATKNELLDFFGMDTQSPSSSAFFQQREKLKPEAMKKIFDSFTGSIPSCNGSYPGYRIIAADGSTASYFSHDKYSPPDEYFISPGKSIKGAYSIHINAFQDLDSNLYTDALLQPIRHKDEFRAFCTIVDRHPVVPGSKNIYIGDRGYCSYNNMAHVIQNEQYFLFRAKDIHQKGLVGKFDFPDDETFDITVNVTLVRSQSSKVDCGDTYRRFIDAATSFDYLEYGSKDTYPISFRVVRIKLSDDSYECLVTNLPADEFPPKRLKNLYYARWGIESSFRKLKYTIGLSNFHSYKPELIMQEIWSRLIAYNLTEAMINSTVIRKAKRKHSYKVNFSVAAHICRVFLRLSAEENPIDVMALLARELIPIREDRKYSRLQTAHFRKPRYFIYRAA
- a CDS encoding alpha/beta hydrolase; amino-acid sequence: MGKIVRLMVFLLLCLILTNSFSASAADMTGAYGSKKASDYEKHIDIWGEDVPGNCSDNKLSRMNIDMEAQSSVAAEFSEAIAAEDIVEAERVIDTMTYFTEIKPGYESDKFDDRPYLIPYPADGRSVSLSKVPSKVEFFFKGHKRRGISTNNVSTNKVSENNSVSDDKDGNINESISEDEIAGDDGAPAVIILPGGAYAYKSMDGSDFEAKDLALALNKAGISAFVLHYRSNPYEYPYPWLDLQRAVRHLRYYSDEYGINPDKISLIGCSAGGNLAGVYVNMRGWRHSFPENYLRDEIDLVGDEVASLALIYPVTTFEYNSSMLFALFPAEMVRDEYEREKLMWKVDFSNNFRSPEVPQFVCYGTGDRLVDCTGTEDYVYEAEDMGIDIEEYPLEGADHSFRSENYIEGYISWLDRKLD